From Rhodovastum atsumiense, a single genomic window includes:
- a CDS encoding acetyl-CoA C-acetyltransferase: protein MDDIVIVAAVRTPVGSFNGALGTLPAHALGATAIQAAIARAGIEAGDVDEVILGQVLTAAQGQNPARQAARLAGIPDGKTAFGINQVCGSGLRAVALAAQQVRTGESAIVLAGGQESMSQSTHAAYLRAGQKMGDLGLIDTMIRDGLWDAFNGYHMGVTAENVARAYGISREDQDAFALASQQKASAAQQAGRFRDEIAPVTIKGRKGEVLVEQDEYIRHDASAESMAKLRPAFSKDGTVTAGNASGINDGAAVLVVTSAAEASRRGLAPLARIAAFATAGVDPAVMGTGPIPATRKALARAGWTPGDLDLIEANEAFAAQACAVNKDLGWDTARVNVNGGAIAIGHPIGASGARVLVTLLHEMRKRDAKKGLATLCIGGGMGVALAVER from the coding sequence ATGGACGACATCGTCATCGTCGCGGCGGTACGGACGCCTGTCGGCAGCTTCAACGGTGCCCTTGGCACCTTGCCGGCGCATGCGCTCGGCGCCACGGCGATCCAGGCGGCGATCGCCCGGGCCGGCATCGAGGCCGGCGACGTGGACGAGGTGATCCTCGGCCAGGTGCTGACCGCCGCCCAGGGGCAGAACCCCGCCCGCCAGGCCGCCCGGCTCGCCGGCATCCCCGACGGCAAGACCGCCTTCGGCATCAACCAGGTCTGCGGCTCGGGGCTGCGCGCCGTGGCGCTGGCCGCCCAGCAGGTCCGCACCGGGGAAAGTGCGATCGTGCTGGCCGGCGGACAGGAGAGCATGAGCCAGTCTACCCACGCGGCCTATCTGCGCGCGGGGCAGAAGATGGGCGATCTGGGCCTGATCGACACCATGATCCGGGACGGGCTGTGGGACGCCTTCAATGGCTACCACATGGGCGTCACCGCCGAGAACGTGGCCCGGGCCTACGGGATCAGCCGCGAGGACCAGGACGCCTTCGCCCTGGCCAGTCAGCAGAAGGCATCGGCCGCGCAGCAGGCCGGCAGGTTCCGCGACGAGATCGCCCCGGTCACCATCAAGGGCCGCAAGGGCGAGGTGCTGGTGGAACAGGACGAATATATCCGCCACGACGCCTCGGCCGAGAGCATGGCGAAGCTGCGCCCGGCCTTCAGCAAGGACGGCACCGTCACCGCCGGCAATGCCAGCGGCATCAATGACGGCGCGGCGGTGCTGGTGGTGACCTCGGCGGCCGAGGCGTCCCGGCGCGGGCTGGCGCCGCTCGCGCGCATCGCCGCCTTCGCCACCGCCGGCGTCGATCCGGCGGTGATGGGCACCGGCCCGATCCCGGCCACCCGCAAGGCGCTCGCGCGGGCCGGCTGGACCCCCGGTGACCTCGACCTGATCGAGGCCAACGAAGCCTTCGCCGCCCAGGCCTGCGCGGTGAACAAGGATCTGGGCTGGGATACCGCCCGGGTGAACGTCAATGGCGGCGCCATCGCCATCGGCCATCCGATCGGGGCCTCCGGCGCCCGCGTGCTGGTGACGCTGCTGCACGAGATGCGGAAGCGGGACGCGAAGAAGGGCCTGGCCACGCTGTGCATCGGCGGTGGCATGGGCGTGGCGCTGGCGGTGGAGCGGTAA
- a CDS encoding class I SAM-dependent methyltransferase has protein sequence MGTDCCATADFYATPRGAMVARLLRERIGVIWPSLRGQSVLGLGYAAPYLRLWREEVQRCVAVMPAQLGTARWPLSGPNLSCSVEEACLPFPDLCFDRILLVHGLEVAEHARRLLREVWRVLKDDGRLLVVAPNRRGMWAYVETTPFGHGQPYSAGQIGRLLAASMFRVERRDAALFMPPLRLRPVLRSARLWESGARLMLPLGMAGLTISEAVKDVYAAMPVAAATPPRRMVIAEAAWRPAARVSAAEERTSDPHGSTGR, from the coding sequence ATGGGGACGGATTGTTGCGCGACGGCTGATTTCTATGCCACGCCACGCGGGGCCATGGTGGCGCGCTTGTTGCGGGAACGGATCGGCGTGATCTGGCCCTCGCTGCGCGGCCAGTCGGTGCTCGGGCTCGGCTATGCCGCCCCCTATCTGCGCCTGTGGCGGGAAGAAGTGCAGCGTTGCGTTGCCGTGATGCCCGCCCAGCTCGGGACCGCCCGCTGGCCGCTGAGCGGGCCCAATCTGTCCTGCAGCGTCGAGGAAGCCTGCCTGCCTTTTCCCGATCTCTGCTTCGACCGCATCCTGCTGGTGCACGGGCTGGAAGTGGCCGAGCACGCGCGCCGGCTGCTGCGTGAGGTCTGGCGGGTGCTCAAGGATGACGGGCGCCTGCTGGTGGTGGCGCCCAACCGGCGCGGCATGTGGGCCTATGTGGAGACCACCCCGTTCGGCCACGGCCAGCCCTATTCCGCGGGCCAGATCGGCCGCCTGCTCGCCGCCTCGATGTTCCGGGTGGAGCGGCGCGATGCCGCGCTGTTCATGCCGCCGCTGCGTCTGCGCCCGGTGCTGCGCAGCGCCCGGCTGTGGGAGAGCGGGGCGCGGCTGATGCTGCCGCTCGGGATGGCCGGGCTGACCATTTCCGAGGCGGTGAAGGATGTCTACGCCGCCATGCCGGTGGCCGCCGCCACGCCGCCCCGGCGGATGGTGATCGCCGAGGCGGCGTGGCGGCCGGCCGCGCGGGTCAGCGCAGCGGAAGAGCGTACATCAGACCCCCACGGGTCCACAGGTCGTTGA
- the phbB gene encoding acetoacetyl-CoA reductase, whose product MSRIALVSGGTRGIGAEISRELKAAGRTVVANYAGNDAAAQAFREETGISVYKFDVANFEACRDAIERIHAEVGKIEIVVNNAGITRDSPMNRLSREMWDAVVDTNLGGCFNLCRLVWDDMRAAKFGRIVNIGSMNGQAGQYGQVNYAAAKSGIHGFTKALAQEGARYGITVNAVAPGYVDTEMVRAVPEDVLQKIIARIPMGRLGHADDIARGVTFLTSDEADFITGSTLSINGGQHMY is encoded by the coding sequence ATGAGCAGGATCGCACTGGTAAGCGGCGGTACACGCGGCATCGGCGCCGAGATCAGTCGTGAACTGAAGGCCGCGGGACGTACCGTGGTCGCCAATTATGCCGGCAATGACGCCGCGGCACAGGCCTTCCGCGAGGAAACCGGCATTTCCGTCTACAAGTTCGACGTCGCCAACTTCGAAGCCTGCCGTGACGCGATCGAGCGGATCCATGCCGAGGTCGGCAAGATCGAAATCGTCGTGAACAATGCCGGCATCACCCGTGACAGTCCGATGAACCGCCTGTCGCGGGAGATGTGGGATGCGGTGGTTGATACCAATCTCGGCGGTTGCTTCAATCTCTGCCGGCTGGTCTGGGACGACATGCGGGCGGCGAAGTTCGGCCGTATCGTCAATATCGGTTCGATGAACGGCCAGGCCGGCCAGTACGGGCAGGTGAACTACGCCGCCGCCAAATCCGGCATCCATGGCTTCACCAAGGCCCTGGCGCAGGAAGGGGCGCGCTACGGCATCACCGTCAACGCGGTGGCCCCTGGCTACGTCGATACCGAGATGGTGCGGGCGGTGCCGGAAGACGTGTTGCAGAAGATCATCGCCCGGATCCCGATGGGCCGGCTCGGCCACGCCGACGACATCGCCCGTGGCGTGACCTTCCTGACCTCGGACGAGGCCGATTTCATTACCGGCTCGACGCTGTCCATCAACGGCGGGCAGCACATGTACTGA
- a CDS encoding cupin domain-containing protein — translation MDLRDPTLPAAAVIRELGLLPHPEGGHYRETWRDTPPDGSRGAGTAILFLLAAGERSHWHRVDADELWIWQAGAPLALRLSADAMAVTHHALGPEPRRGQSLQQVAPRGVWQAASSLGGWTLVTCTVSPAFRFEGFELAPPGWQPGQAVQDR, via the coding sequence ATGGACCTGCGCGACCCGACGCTGCCGGCGGCAGCGGTCATCCGGGAACTCGGGCTGCTGCCGCACCCCGAGGGGGGCCATTACCGCGAGACCTGGCGCGACACGCCGCCCGATGGCAGCCGCGGCGCCGGCACCGCCATCCTGTTCCTGCTCGCCGCCGGTGAACGCAGCCATTGGCACCGGGTGGATGCCGACGAGCTGTGGATCTGGCAGGCCGGTGCACCGCTGGCGCTGCGCCTGTCGGCCGATGCAATGGCGGTGACGCATCATGCCCTTGGCCCCGAGCCGCGCCGCGGGCAGAGCCTGCAGCAGGTGGCGCCGCGCGGCGTCTGGCAGGCGGCGAGCAGCCTGGGCGGCTGGACCCTGGTGACCTGCACGGTGAGCCCGGCCTTCCGCTTCGAGGGCTTCGAACTCGCCCCGCCCGGCTGGCAGCCGGGACAGGCCGTACAGGACCGGTAG
- the gloB gene encoding hydroxyacylglutathione hydrolase — MITAQPVPLLQDNYAWLLRDAATGSTAIVDPAEPAPVAAAIEAAGGRLDLILLTHHHGDHVAATDEIRARTGARVVGARADAHRLPKLDIEVAEGDVVALGESRGHVIGTPGHTRGQVAFHFPEGGVLICGDTLFSLGCGRLFEGTAEDMFASLRKLAALPPETLVCCGHEYTEGNARFALHVDPANAALLAYADKVRALRAQGRPSVPSTLAEELAANPFLRAPDVATFADLRARKDKF, encoded by the coding sequence ATGATCACAGCCCAGCCCGTGCCCCTCCTGCAGGACAATTATGCCTGGCTGCTGCGCGACGCGGCGACCGGCAGCACCGCCATCGTCGACCCGGCCGAGCCCGCACCGGTGGCCGCCGCGATCGAGGCCGCCGGCGGGCGGCTCGACCTGATCCTGCTGACCCATCACCACGGCGACCACGTCGCCGCCACCGACGAGATCCGCGCCCGCACCGGGGCCCGCGTGGTCGGCGCCAGGGCCGATGCCCACCGTCTGCCCAAGCTCGACATCGAGGTCGCCGAAGGGGACGTGGTCGCCCTGGGCGAAAGCCGCGGCCATGTCATCGGCACCCCCGGCCACACGCGCGGGCAGGTCGCCTTCCATTTCCCCGAGGGCGGCGTGCTGATCTGCGGCGACACGCTGTTCAGCCTGGGCTGCGGCCGCCTGTTCGAAGGCACGGCGGAGGACATGTTCGCCTCCCTGCGCAAACTCGCCGCCCTGCCGCCCGAGACACTGGTCTGCTGCGGCCACGAATACACCGAGGGCAATGCCCGTTTCGCGCTGCATGTCGATCCCGCGAATGCGGCCTTGCTTGCCTATGCCGACAAGGTCAGGGCGCTGCGGGCCCAGGGCCGGCCGAGCGTGCCCAGCACACTGGCCGAGGAACTCGCCGCCAACCCCTTCCTGCGCGCGCCGGATGTTGCCACATTCGCCGACCTGCGCGCCCGCAAGGACAAATTCTGA
- a CDS encoding YgjV family protein — protein MHFLSDILPAILAGITPAAVAGALGVTANCLWPLLRTRKRILAVQVLSSCLFALHYGLLGAPTAAAMCATGATQGLAVSLLRKPLLRNLAVAATIVFSLVVTALTWSGLPSVLALGGLLMAACGRLQRDPQHLRLAFLGSEAFWTNHNLVVGSVWGLTADTMAVSMILIGLWRGMRERRRTALPAPVIPARAVAAGA, from the coding sequence ATGCACTTCCTCTCCGACATCCTGCCGGCGATCCTCGCCGGCATCACCCCTGCTGCTGTCGCCGGCGCGCTCGGCGTCACGGCGAACTGCCTGTGGCCGCTGCTGCGCACACGCAAGCGGATCCTGGCCGTGCAGGTACTCAGCTCCTGCCTGTTCGCCCTGCATTACGGCCTGCTCGGCGCGCCCACCGCCGCCGCGATGTGCGCCACCGGCGCGACCCAGGGCCTGGCGGTCTCGCTGCTGCGCAAGCCGCTGCTGCGCAACCTCGCGGTTGCCGCCACCATCGTCTTCAGCCTGGTCGTGACCGCGCTCACCTGGTCGGGCCTGCCCTCGGTACTCGCGCTCGGCGGCCTGCTGATGGCGGCCTGCGGCCGGCTGCAGCGTGACCCGCAGCATCTGCGCCTCGCCTTCCTCGGCTCGGAGGCATTCTGGACCAACCACAACCTGGTGGTCGGCTCGGTCTGGGGCCTGACCGCGGACACCATGGCGGTCAGCATGATCCTGATCGGCCTGTGGCGCGGCATGCGGGAACGGCGGCGGACCGCCCTTCCGGCACCCGTGATCCCGGCGCGCGCGGTCGCCGCCGGCGCCTGA
- a CDS encoding glutathione S-transferase N-terminal domain-containing protein translates to MKLFHSSTSPYVRKVMACAIAREIERQIELVPTNPHESPAELLASNPLSKVPCLITDDGLALFDSPVICEYLDSLDGAVSLYPRTAGGRWKALKYQALADGIMDAAVLRRMEAQRPEDPARQAVIARQGAVVQRSLDELEKDPPHRVLDIGTISVACALGYLDLRFPADDWRRDHPALATWFAAISREPALARTAPPAA, encoded by the coding sequence GTGAAGCTGTTCCACTCATCCACGAGCCCCTATGTGCGCAAGGTCATGGCCTGCGCGATCGCCCGCGAGATCGAACGGCAGATCGAGCTGGTTCCCACCAACCCGCATGAATCGCCGGCGGAGCTGCTGGCCTCGAACCCGCTGTCGAAGGTGCCCTGCCTCATCACCGATGACGGGCTGGCGCTGTTCGACAGCCCGGTGATCTGCGAGTACCTCGACAGCCTGGACGGCGCGGTATCGCTCTACCCGCGCACCGCCGGCGGCCGCTGGAAGGCGCTGAAATACCAGGCCCTGGCCGATGGCATCATGGATGCGGCGGTGCTGCGCCGGATGGAGGCCCAACGGCCGGAGGATCCCGCGCGGCAGGCGGTCATCGCCCGCCAGGGCGCGGTCGTCCAGCGTAGCCTCGACGAACTGGAGAAGGACCCGCCGCACCGCGTGCTCGACATCGGCACGATCAGCGTGGCCTGCGCGCTGGGCTATCTCGACCTGCGCTTCCCCGCTGATGACTGGCGCCGCGACCACCCGGCGCTGGCCACCTGGTTCGCGGCGATCAGCCGGGAACCGGCCCTGGCGCGGACCGCTCCGCCGGCCGCCTGA
- the uvrB gene encoding excinuclease ABC subunit UvrB produces the protein MPQVLTRAAPVLFIPQKQAARPLTNRLRVVSDFAPNGDQPQAIRDLVAGVEAGERDQVLLGVTGSGKTFTMAKVIEAVQKPTLILAPNKTLAAQLYGEMKAFFPDNAVEYFVSYYDYYQPEAYVPRTDTYIEKDAQINEQIDRMRHAATQALLERNDVIIVASVSCIYGIGSVETYARMVVKLQAGGRIDRDALAKALVELQYRRNDAGFSRGTFRLRGEVVDIWPSHYEDRAWRVTLFGDEIESIGEFDPLTGTVATKLDAVTVYANSHYVTPRPTLTQAIADIKVELKQRLEAFTAAGKLLEVERLQQRTTFDIEMMETTGSCKGIENYSRYLSGRNPGEPPPTLFEYLPENALLIVDESHVTVPQIGGMERGDHARKSVLSEFGFRLPSCLDNRPLKFEEWERFRPQTIFVSATPGPWEMERTGGSFAEQVIRPTGLIDPVVEVRPVERQVDDLLAECRATTARGARVLVTTLTKRMAEDLTEYLNENGVKVRYLHSDIDTLERIEIIRDLRLGVFDVLVGINLLREGLDIPECALVAILDADKEGFLRSQTSLIQTIGRAARNVEGRVILYADTMTGSLRFAIEETERRRAKQQAWNEAHGITPQSVKKQIGKVLESVFEQDYVTVAPVADTATTEFVGKDLRASIAELEKRMRAAAADLEFEEAARLRDEIKRLEALDLGLEPPPAPSASLRPRRDRTPEPLGPGGGGYDPKKAKRGRRGR, from the coding sequence ATGCCCCAGGTCCTGACCCGCGCCGCCCCCGTCCTGTTCATCCCGCAGAAACAGGCGGCCAGGCCGCTGACCAACCGGCTGCGCGTGGTCTCCGACTTCGCGCCCAACGGCGACCAGCCTCAGGCCATCCGCGATCTGGTGGCCGGCGTCGAGGCCGGCGAGCGCGACCAGGTGCTGCTCGGCGTGACCGGCTCGGGCAAGACCTTCACCATGGCGAAGGTGATCGAGGCGGTGCAGAAGCCCACCCTGATCCTCGCCCCCAACAAGACGCTGGCGGCCCAGCTCTACGGGGAGATGAAGGCGTTCTTCCCGGACAACGCGGTCGAGTACTTCGTCAGCTACTACGATTACTACCAGCCGGAAGCCTACGTCCCGCGCACCGACACCTATATCGAGAAGGACGCGCAGATCAACGAGCAGATCGACCGCATGCGCCACGCCGCGACCCAGGCCCTGCTCGAACGCAACGACGTCATCATCGTCGCCTCGGTCTCCTGCATCTACGGCATCGGTTCGGTCGAAACCTACGCGCGCATGGTGGTCAAGCTGCAGGCGGGCGGGCGGATCGACCGCGATGCGCTCGCCAAGGCACTGGTGGAATTGCAATACCGCCGCAATGATGCCGGCTTCTCGCGCGGCACCTTCCGCCTGCGCGGCGAAGTCGTCGACATCTGGCCGAGCCATTACGAGGACCGCGCCTGGCGCGTGACGCTGTTCGGCGACGAGATCGAAAGCATCGGCGAATTCGACCCGCTGACCGGCACGGTGGCGACGAAGCTGGATGCCGTCACCGTCTACGCCAACAGCCACTACGTGACGCCGCGGCCGACCCTGACCCAGGCGATCGCCGACATCAAGGTCGAACTGAAGCAACGCCTGGAGGCGTTCACCGCGGCGGGAAAATTGCTGGAGGTCGAGCGGCTGCAGCAGCGCACCACCTTCGACATCGAGATGATGGAGACCACCGGCTCCTGCAAGGGCATCGAGAACTATTCCCGCTATCTCTCCGGCCGCAACCCGGGCGAGCCGCCCCCCACCCTGTTCGAGTACCTGCCGGAGAACGCGCTGCTGATCGTGGACGAAAGCCACGTCACCGTGCCGCAGATCGGCGGCATGGAGCGCGGTGACCACGCCCGCAAGTCGGTGCTCTCGGAATTCGGCTTCCGCCTGCCCTCCTGCCTCGACAACCGCCCGCTGAAATTCGAGGAATGGGAGCGCTTCCGCCCGCAGACGATCTTCGTCTCGGCAACCCCCGGGCCGTGGGAGATGGAACGCACCGGCGGCAGCTTCGCCGAGCAGGTCATCCGCCCGACCGGGCTGATCGACCCGGTGGTGGAAGTCCGCCCGGTCGAGCGGCAGGTGGACGACCTGCTCGCCGAATGCCGCGCCACCACCGCCCGCGGCGCGCGCGTGCTGGTCACCACCCTGACCAAGCGCATGGCCGAGGACCTCACCGAATACCTCAACGAGAACGGGGTGAAGGTGCGCTACCTGCACTCCGACATCGACACGCTGGAGCGGATCGAGATCATCCGCGACCTGCGGCTCGGCGTGTTCGACGTGCTGGTCGGCATCAACCTGCTGCGCGAGGGACTCGATATCCCGGAATGCGCGCTGGTGGCGATCCTGGATGCCGACAAGGAAGGCTTCCTGCGCAGCCAGACCAGCCTGATCCAGACCATCGGCCGCGCCGCCCGCAACGTCGAGGGCCGGGTGATCCTGTACGCCGACACCATGACCGGCAGCCTGCGCTTCGCCATCGAGGAAACCGAGCGCCGCCGCGCCAAGCAGCAGGCCTGGAACGAGGCACACGGCATCACCCCGCAATCGGTGAAGAAACAGATCGGCAAGGTGCTGGAGAGCGTGTTCGAACAGGACTACGTGACCGTTGCCCCGGTCGCCGATACGGCCACCACCGAATTCGTCGGCAAGGACCTCAGGGCCAGCATCGCCGAGCTGGAAAAGCGGATGCGCGCCGCCGCCGCGGACCTGGAATTCGAGGAAGCGGCCCGGCTGCGCGACGAGATCAAGCGGCTGGAAGCCCTGGACCTCGGCCTGGAGCCGCCGCCCGCACCCTCCGCCTCGCTGCGCCCCCGGCGCGACCGCACCCCCGAGCCGCTCGGGCCCGGCGGGGGGGGATACGATCCGAAGAAGGCGAAACGCGGACGCCGCGGACGCTGA
- a CDS encoding serine hydrolase domain-containing protein, producing the protein MRLFWTAGAIPVDRARGDDREAQMDWQAATVEAGRIAQAWTAEGGPGGAVLLFDADDIRAEACGGLASLELAMPFRTDTVVRYASISKHFLAALVLREGFPGLDDFLGTHLAVQPALGAVTVGRALDMTGGLPDAMETLWLLGVPPGVPMDHGALLAFLQRLDRPDFAPGTEISYSNSGYRLVQAVLEAKGIDIADTLRRRFLRPLDLALRLPYDETEPVPGLAGGYWKSPAGWRRGRYGLHISMSGGLAGSGLDLAIWAQALMVGRGNLDGMLPKLARLRHLADGRPTGYGLGLARYGLGRRVLVGHGGSLPGFKSHFLIDAEARAGVVVVANREDADTATLALRVMAALHGVTVPGPARGILPEGLYAMPGTPFWLEHAGGVVTCLGAQETVYPEADDTVCGRSAHLPLRLTVADGAISGEVGHAPRRFVPVQAGLAPDPAWAGAWTCLAQNARLDVVVTGETAYLRIGAGALLRDLPLRPIGEGRALTLRSEGPWTQRACLQFTGGELRLVTSRSRTLRFTRAS; encoded by the coding sequence ATGCGTCTTTTCTGGACGGCGGGGGCGATCCCGGTGGATCGTGCCCGTGGCGATGACAGGGAGGCGCAGATGGACTGGCAGGCCGCGACGGTTGAAGCGGGGCGCATCGCGCAGGCCTGGACGGCGGAGGGCGGTCCCGGCGGCGCGGTGCTGCTGTTCGACGCCGACGATATCCGTGCCGAGGCGTGCGGCGGCCTGGCCAGCCTGGAACTGGCGATGCCGTTCCGCACCGACACCGTGGTGCGCTACGCCTCGATCAGCAAGCATTTCCTGGCTGCCCTGGTGCTGCGCGAGGGCTTCCCCGGCCTTGATGACTTCCTGGGCACGCATCTCGCGGTGCAGCCGGCGCTGGGCGCGGTCACGGTCGGGCGGGCGCTCGACATGACGGGCGGGCTGCCCGATGCGATGGAGACGCTGTGGCTGCTGGGCGTGCCACCCGGCGTGCCGATGGACCATGGCGCGCTGCTCGCGTTCCTGCAGCGCCTCGACCGTCCCGACTTCGCGCCGGGAACGGAGATCTCCTACTCCAACAGCGGCTATCGCCTGGTGCAGGCGGTGCTGGAGGCGAAGGGGATCGATATCGCCGACACGCTGCGCCGGCGCTTCCTGCGTCCGCTCGATCTGGCGCTCCGGCTGCCCTATGACGAGACCGAGCCGGTGCCCGGCCTGGCCGGTGGCTACTGGAAGTCGCCCGCGGGCTGGCGGCGCGGACGCTACGGGCTGCACATCTCGATGTCCGGCGGGCTGGCGGGCAGCGGACTCGACCTGGCGATATGGGCGCAGGCGCTGATGGTCGGGCGGGGCAATCTCGACGGGATGCTGCCGAAGCTCGCCCGCCTGCGCCATCTCGCCGACGGCCGGCCGACCGGCTATGGGCTTGGCCTTGCCCGCTATGGGCTCGGGCGGCGGGTGCTGGTCGGACATGGCGGTTCGTTGCCAGGATTCAAAAGCCATTTCCTGATCGACGCCGAGGCCCGGGCCGGGGTGGTCGTGGTCGCCAACCGCGAGGATGCCGACACGGCGACCCTGGCCCTGCGGGTGATGGCCGCGCTGCACGGCGTGACGGTGCCGGGGCCGGCCCGGGGGATCCTGCCCGAGGGACTCTATGCCATGCCCGGCACGCCGTTCTGGCTGGAACATGCCGGCGGCGTGGTGACCTGCCTGGGGGCGCAGGAAACCGTCTATCCCGAGGCGGACGACACGGTGTGCGGCCGCTCGGCGCACCTGCCGCTGCGGCTGACGGTGGCGGACGGCGCCATCTCCGGCGAGGTGGGGCATGCCCCGCGCCGCTTCGTGCCGGTCCAGGCCGGGCTCGCGCCCGATCCCGCCTGGGCCGGTGCCTGGACCTGCCTGGCCCAGAACGCCCGCCTGGACGTGGTCGTCACCGGCGAGACGGCCTATTTGCGCATCGGCGCGGGAGCGTTGCTGCGGGATCTGCCCCTGCGCCCGATTGGCGAGGGGCGGGCGCTGACGCTGCGCAGCGAAGGTCCCTGGACCCAGCGCGCCTGCCTGCAGTTCACCGGCGGGGAATTGCGGCTGGTGACCAGCCGGTCCCGCACGCTGCGCTTTACGCGGGCATCTTAA
- a CDS encoding anti-sigma factor family protein, whose translation MTDTARACQDKVMLIQAELDGELSATEAALLRAHLRACPACRALRSELARLSDAARAEVPVNTLRPPPRVAAPRSVPQRRRGGVRPLVAFGAGMVLAAAIVLLLLPGPAERLSEQAIANHVRALQPGHLTDLVSSDRDTLRDSFTGRLDYLPPVRDFAAAGFLLAGTRLDYLDGRAVAVLVYLRNHHPIDVFIWPAAGTTAPVVDERQGYGVVHWRSEGMAFVAVSDIDAGELAAFARLWLVTRGG comes from the coding sequence ATGACCGACACGGCACGAGCCTGCCAGGACAAGGTGATGCTGATCCAGGCCGAGCTGGATGGGGAGTTGTCCGCCACCGAAGCAGCGCTGTTGCGGGCGCATCTGCGCGCCTGTCCGGCCTGCCGGGCACTCCGCTCCGAGCTCGCGCGCCTGTCCGATGCGGCGCGTGCCGAGGTGCCGGTAAACACGTTGCGGCCGCCGCCACGGGTGGCGGCGCCGCGCTCCGTGCCGCAGCGACGCCGGGGGGGCGTGCGGCCTCTCGTCGCCTTCGGCGCCGGCATGGTGCTGGCCGCGGCCATCGTGCTGCTGCTGCTGCCGGGGCCGGCCGAGCGGCTTTCGGAACAGGCGATCGCCAACCATGTCCGGGCGCTGCAGCCGGGCCATCTGACCGACCTGGTGTCTTCCGATCGCGACACCCTGCGCGACTCGTTCACTGGCCGCCTCGACTACCTGCCGCCGGTGCGCGACTTCGCGGCCGCCGGTTTTCTCCTGGCCGGGACGCGCCTCGACTATCTGGACGGCCGGGCGGTCGCTGTCCTCGTCTATCTTCGTAACCATCACCCGATCGACGTCTTCATCTGGCCGGCGGCCGGCACGACGGCGCCGGTGGTGGACGAGCGGCAGGGCTATGGGGTGGTGCACTGGCGGTCGGAAGGGATGGCATTCGTTGCCGTTTCCGACATCGACGCCGGCGAACTCGCCGCCTTTGCCCGGCTCTGGCTGGTCACCCGCGGCGGCTAG
- a CDS encoding amino acid ABC transporter substrate-binding protein — protein MPRFPTMLACLLLFATGAHAATLDVVRSRGQLVCGVNTGVAGFSAPDPQGVYRGLDVDYCRAVAAAVLGDPAKVKYVPTTYQTRFVALQSGELDVLARNVTLTLTRETALGLLGVGVDFYDGQGFMVPKATKLTSAKQLDGATVCVLPGSTTELNLGDFARRSNIKIQPVVLNSMDTMVDTYQSGRCDAMTTDASQLAALRVSAMRDPSAHVILPERISKEPLGPFVRRGDEQWAAIAKYVLMGLIAAEELGVTQANVDAMRTSTDPDIRRLLGVEAGLGKALGIEEGWGYRMIKAVGNYGEAFDRNLGRGSPIGLDRGLNDLWTRGGLMYALPLR, from the coding sequence ATGCCCCGTTTTCCCACGATGCTTGCCTGTCTGTTATTGTTCGCAACCGGCGCCCATGCGGCGACGCTGGATGTGGTGCGCTCGCGTGGCCAGCTTGTGTGCGGCGTGAACACCGGGGTTGCCGGCTTCTCCGCCCCTGACCCGCAGGGCGTCTATCGCGGCCTCGACGTGGATTACTGCCGTGCCGTCGCCGCCGCCGTGCTCGGCGACCCGGCGAAGGTGAAATACGTTCCCACCACCTACCAGACCCGCTTCGTGGCGCTGCAATCGGGCGAGCTCGACGTGCTGGCGCGCAACGTCACCCTGACGCTGACGCGCGAGACCGCGCTGGGGCTGCTCGGCGTGGGCGTCGACTTCTACGACGGCCAGGGCTTCATGGTGCCCAAGGCGACCAAACTGACCAGCGCGAAGCAGCTCGACGGCGCCACCGTCTGCGTGTTGCCCGGCTCGACCACCGAGCTCAACCTCGGCGATTTCGCGCGGCGCAGCAACATCAAGATCCAGCCGGTGGTCCTGAATTCCATGGACACCATGGTGGACACCTACCAGTCCGGCCGTTGCGATGCGATGACGACCGACGCGAGCCAGCTCGCGGCGCTGCGCGTCTCGGCCATGCGCGACCCCTCGGCGCATGTCATCCTGCCCGAGCGCATCAGCAAGGAACCGCTTGGCCCGTTCGTGCGCCGCGGCGACGAGCAATGGGCGGCGATCGCGAAATACGTGCTGATGGGCCTGATCGCCGCCGAGGAGCTCGGCGTCACCCAGGCCAATGTCGACGCGATGCGCACCAGCACCGATCCCGACATCCGGCGCCTGCTTGGCGTCGAGGCCGGGCTCGGCAAGGCACTCGGCATCGAGGAAGGCTGGGGCTATCGCATGATCAAGGCGGTCGGCAACTACGGCGAGGCGTTCGACCGCAATCTCGGCCGTGGCAGCCCGATCGGCCTTGACCGGGGGCTCAACGACCTGTGGACCCGTGGGGGTCTGATGTACGCTCTTCCGCTGCGCTGA